The DNA region AAAAATGCAAATGAAGCAGTGGAAAAATTAAAAGGGCAAGGCTTTGAAAATACTCAGGTGGATCTAAATGATCATTATTTGAGTACTATGCATCGTTCGCCTAGAGTAGCTGGAGCGGGAAATGGTTTCAGTCTATCAAGTCTTGTACTGGATACAGAAAATTATAGAGCTGATGATGCTGGTTCAGCTGCAAAGGCAGCCAGTCCTATGGTAAGTGGAATGGGAAGTTTTGAAGAGATTGCAAATATAAATTATAAGGTAACAGTGGAGACAGAAAAGGATAATGTAGAAAAAGCTAAAAATATTATTGAAAATATAGGTGGAGATTTACGAAATCATAATATCAGTATACCAGATAGGATTATTAAGCGTTAAGCACTATATATATGGCTATATAAGTTTGAGGACAATGTAATACACAATCATTACAATAATACCAGAGTATAAACGCTGTAGAAAATAAACTGATTGTAGCATTTAATGTAAGGTAATATGATATATTACAATAATAAAAAGTACTTAGATCACTCCAAGTACTTTTTATTATATTCTTTATGGTATATATATTTAATATAATTTTAATAAATTATTGTTGGCTAGTTAATTCTGTTTTAACTGCATCTATTTCAGTTTGACTTGCTGGCTGGGCAGGTACATAGTAACCTTTCTGTTTAGCAGCTGAATAAATTTTATATTGACGAGCTTCATCTGAATTTCTCATTTGTTGAAATTGTTGACGTAATCTTTCATCATTAGTTTCTGATATCACAGTAGCATAAGTTGATAAACTGCCCTTAATCATGCTTAGATAATCGTTCATTATATCTTTTTCTTTCATTTTAAGTGCCTCCTATTCCCTATTTTAAAAATGTCAGTAAAGTTTGTTTAGCGGTTCTTGCTTCTTGAGCATCTGCATGAAGCATTTGGACTAAATTCTGATCAGTACATTGATTAGCATAGTCATCTAACTTATTTGCTACTGTTTCGTGTGCTCCAATAAGATGACGAAGATTTTGTAATTCTACTAAATTTAAATTTGACATAAGCTCACCTCTTTAATTATATTTCAATAGTATTATTAGAAAAAGGATTGAAAATTATTCTATAAATATTACATATTCATAGGATTAGTAAAAGACTAATAGCTGCAGTTGCTTAAATAGTGTTTAAAAAAGTATTATACAGTTATAATTAAATTGATTTTAATAAATTTTATGGAAGCTACAATTATGAAGAGTGTTATGATATTATGTAAAACAATCCTTTGGAATGATACTCCAACTGACGTAGAATAGATACGATATAATTTTAAAGAAGAGCAATTTATTAGGTAATTGAAGCGAACTATATTTGAAGTACGAAACAAAACACCGTAAAATTCTTGATTGAATAATACGGTGCTTGAATAAGATATTTTATTTTTGTGATTAATATGCTTAATAAAACTATTTTAAGTAATCTTTAAGATAAAATATCTTATAGTTTTGACTACCCCATATATTTTTCCATGAAACTCTAACTCTAAAGTTTCCAATTATATTTTTTAGATCATTTTGAGATGTATTTTTTAGATAAATATTAATATTTTCATTATATTGTGTATCATTTCCCATTCTAGAATTGCTATCATCTAATATCTGTATGTTATTATTATTTTTTATATATTCATACAACATATTTGTTCTATCTTCTTCTATTTTTACATTTCTTATTAATAAAATTGGATTTGTAATTTTTATTTGTAAATCTATGTTTCTATATTTTTCAATCCCTTTTTCTGCAACTACTTGTCTATTATTTAGTATTGTTTTATATTCTTCACTACTTATTTTGTTAATTTGTGGAATGAAAACTATCTTAGGCTGAACAAAAGTTGAGAAATACAAGGACAATGCTACAATTACTAATAATATTACAGCTGATAAAATATATAATATCCGTTTTCTATTCACTATAAAGTCTCCTCAATTCTCTATTAAATCTTAATGATTTATATAGAAATTATACCATATTATTTTATAATCCATTATTACAAATAAAATATATTAGGAGTTTATTCCATAAACACCTCATTATTTAATTTTCAAAGTACAGTTTTGCCAATCTATCTAGTTGGCTTTATAATCAATTGATGTGCCCCTTTTATCTCTTTGGACTATTACACTGTATTCTTCTATTTGATTTAACAAATCTTTAAGCTCTTTGTATGGCATTGTTACTGTTGCTTTATACAACATTCAATTCACTTCCCATAAAATTCTTCTCACTTGGTATAAAATGATTGTCATAATTATATTGAATAAGCTGTATTTCATTACACTTACTGCAAGGCTCCTGAGTAACTCTGTTAATTGAATATAAACACTCACTACATCTTGTCTTTTGATTTTTCATTGTTTATCTATCCTTTCAAAATAAATATTGTTTCTCAAACTCTTTTTCTAAAATCATTAATATTTGTAACATACCCATTGCCATCTGGCCATTAACCAGCTTAGCAAATTCCATTTCTTTTTCTGTAATCTCTATAGCTTTTCGAATTCCTACCTCAAAATTATCAGGTAACTGTGCTATATGTACACTACAGCTGCAATATATATTCCATATCTTCTCCATTATCTAACATTTTTCCACATTTTTCATGGTCTTTTATTTGTTGTTTACTTAACATTATTCCGTCTCCTTAAAGAACACTTTATCCAATGGTAGAACTTCTTTTAAATTAATATTTACTGACATGGAGATAAAGTGAGAAAATCAATTAATATTCATAGAAAGCTATACACAAAATATAACTTATTGCAGAAAATTCTGATAAAACAAAAATAAGAAAGTATATAAGTTTTGATAATATTTTTATAAATAATGAAGTTGCCATAGAATTTGGATATAATATAGATAAGGTAAATGGTCAATTAACTGAAAAAAGGTTTTGAACTTAGATGGTGTTGCATTTTTAGGTAATAGAGATAGTAAGGTAACTTAACTTTAATTATTTGCAATCAGTTTAATATAAAAAATATAGTTAAAAAATGAAGGGAAGTGATTAGAACGTGTGCAGACTAAATCCAAAGGTAGATTTTGCATTTAAAAAACTATTTGCAAGCAAAGAAAATAAGGATTTGTTGATATCCTTCATAAATTCAATGCTTTCAGAAAATGAACAGATTTCAGATATAGAATTAAAGAATCCATACAATATAGCAAATTATAGAAAAGGTAAAATGACAATACTGGATATAAAAGCAGTGGACGATAAAGGGGTATGGTATGACATAGAAATGCAGCTGGCAGAGCAAAGCTTTTATGATAAAAGGGCCTTTTACTACTGGGCAAAGGTATATTCAGATCAGATAGAAAGTGGCGATGATTTTGAAGTATTAAGAAAAACCATAGCTATAAATATACTGGATTTTAACTATATAAATGAAGAAGATTTTCACAATGTATACAAGGTATTTAATGAGAAGAGTAAAAAAGAATTTTCCAATATATTTGAAATGCATTTTGTTGAGTTAAATAAATTCAATAAGGATTACAGCAATTTAACCAGTACCTTAGACAGATGGGTAACCTTTTTAAATAGAGCCTATGAGATAGATATAAATAAAATACCAGAAGAATTGGCAGTGGATAAAGAAATAAAGAAAGCACTGGAAAAGCTTGATATTATGTATCTTGATAGTGAAGAAAGAGAAATATATGAGAATGACTTAAAGGCTATGAGAGATTATAAGGCCGGTCTTAAGACTGCTGAGAGAAAGGGAAGAGAAGAAGGAAAAGCTGAAGGAAGAGAAGAAGGAAAAGCTGAAGCTAAGACTGAAATGGCAAAAAGCTTTTTAAAAATAGGATTAAGTATAGAACAAATAGCAGCAGGAACTGGGCTTACTGTTGAAGAAATTGAAAAATTGTCACGAAGACAATGATATATCCAGAGTATTCGAATCTACTTAAGTGAAATAATAAATACAGATTTTAAGGACATTTTTAGCGGTATTTATAATTATAAGTTATTATGAAGGAGAAATTAGGTAATATTGTACTTTTACACTAATTAATGATAACATTATAAGTGAAATGGGGTGTAAGAAAATGATACTTTATCATTTTTCAGAAGGGAATTATAGCAGATTAGTTCCAAAATCAGAATTAAAATCACATTTAGGCGAAGAAAAGTCTACAGGAAAAAAGATGATGATTTTAACTACCAATCCTAATATATTCTACGAAAATGACAATGGAGGTAACTTTTTTAAGTATAGATATATTGTAAAGCTAGATAAAAATGATCCTTATTTACATGCTGATGATAAATTTAATAATATGATGGAGAAATATAATAAAGCCTTTGGTTCAAAACGTGCGGCATTTAAATGGTTCTTCTATGATAATGCACTAGACTATATTTCTATTTCAGAATGGAATAAAAAATTATGTAGATTTTAGTAAAGAATTGAAATAAAAGCAGCTTATATCAATAAATTCGGATATAAGCTGCTTTTATTAGAAGTAGAATAACATTATTTGATTATGAAACTTTAAAAATATATTGTAAAATATTCCTATGTTTTTATCATTTTTTTGAAATAATAAATTATAAGGGATATTAACGGAATTCCAATAACAATTGGAGGAAAAATATACGTTAAAGCAATATTCCAACCAATATACATATGTTCTGGATAAGTATCTGCAATTATAAATGAAGTGATTAATATTAATACTCCTAATATAGTACACAGTAGCCCCCAATTTTTAATCTTAAATACCTGTGAAATTCCTAGTGCTGATGCATACATTAGTATAGATATTTTAAAAAATCCACCTAGCATTAAAACCACTATAAATATTATATCTAACCTATTTAAAAAGTCGCCAATATGTATTAATCTAACAGCTTCAAGTAAAGGATAGGCAGTTGAACTGGCAAATTCATATCCTAAAGTTACTATAAATAGAATATGGTTTAATGCAATAAATATACCCTCTAAAATTGACACAAAAATCACAGTTTTATTTAATTTACTTTTTTGCATTAGGAAAGGATATAACATAGTCATAGTTATAAATTCACCATAGGGAAACATAGAAAGTTTCCATCCTTTTGAAATTAATTTTATGAAATTCATATGTAAAATTGGATATATGTTGTAAAATTTTAAAGCACCTTTGCTTATAGATAGTAATATAAAAGCAAGAATACTGAAAAATATTACAACGATAAAGCCTATCTGTACCATATTTCCTATATTCTCAATGCCTTTATAAACACTATAAGTAATAATAACTATAAAAATTGATGATATTATGTACGCAGGTGTTCTTATCAGTGCAAAAGACGTTGTAAGTTCAGTAAAATCCCTTAAATCTCTGGCAGCATCATAGGCAAAAAACCACATGTATATAATGCCTAATATAAATCCAATATATTTCCCATATATTTTAGGTAAATATGTTACTATGGAATCTTCAGGGTATTTATTAAAAAGACTTATATAAACCATTTGCATAATTATAAAAACTATTGAATAAAACAACAATGCAACCCAAATATCGTTCTTAGTATCTGGTGCTAGAAAAAATAAGCTTGCAGTTCCGTAAGGCACTAAAAACATTATTGCTAAAATTTGATATGATGTTAATTTTTCTTTCATTTGTAAACCTTCTCGATTTATAAATTTTTATCTATAAAATTATCTATACATAATATAATTTTTACAAAAATCCATAAATTATTTACTTTAAACAAAAGTAATTTTGTGTAAAAACAACTAGGGTATATTATATACTTTTAATATACAATATACCAGTAGATACTATAAAATAGAATCCCTTCAATATATAAAGAGTTTACGCCAATAAATTTATAAATTTTCACCTTTACTTGCTGCCTTACATAAGGCAAATACAATTAAATAAGTGACACCTACAAAAGCACCAATAAAAATATCCATTATAATCACCTTCTCTAAATTATATACGTATTAGCAACTGTATATTAGTATAAGTAATTATAAGAGCTATTAATTGCATAGATATTAACTGTATTTTAATTTATAGTGAACTATATCTAAAAAATTATTAAACATAATTTGTTTATATTTAACTGTTTTTAATTGAAAGGAATAACTAAATAATAGAGGATATAGGGTAAGCATTAAATTTATTTGATTTAAAATAATATCCAAAATCATATTTTTCAAGGGTTCATTCATAAGTAACAAAGGCATTTATAAAAGAATGCCTTTGTTACTTATTCCAAATTTTTAGTTTTAAACAATTTAAATAAATAATGAAGTTTTTATAGAATTTGGATATAATATAGCTAATAGAAAATGTGAAATGAATTTACTTTAGTGATTTTTAGAATTAGTTGATTGGTAATTAACAATACAATAGGAAATAAACGTAAGGGAGGTATAAAAATGTGTAGATTAAATCCAAAAGTAGATTTTGCATTTAAAAAACTATTTGCAAGCAAAGAGAATAAGGATCTGCTGATATCCTTCATAAATTCAATGCTTTCAGAAGATGAGCAAATTTTAGATATAGAATTAAAGAATCCATACAATATAGCAAATTATAGAAAAGGTAAAATGACCATACTGGATATAAAGGCAGTGGACGAAAAAGGGGTATGGTATGACATAGAGATGCAGCTGGCAGAGCAGAATTTTTACGATAAGAGAGCTTTTTACTACTGGGCAAAAGTGTATTCAGATCAGATAGAAAGTGGGGATGATTTTGAAGTATTAAGAAAAACTATAGCAATAAATATACTGGATTTTAATTATATAGATGAAGACGATTTTCACAATGTATATAAAGTATTTAATGAAAAGAGTGGGAAAGAATTTTCCAATATATTTGAAATGCATTTTGTTGAA from Clostridium pasteurianum BC1 includes:
- a CDS encoding GerAB/ArcD/ProY family transporter; protein product: MKEKLTSYQILAIMFLVPYGTASLFFLAPDTKNDIWVALLFYSIVFIIMQMVYISLFNKYPEDSIVTYLPKIYGKYIGFILGIIYMWFFAYDAARDLRDFTELTTSFALIRTPAYIISSIFIVIITYSVYKGIENIGNMVQIGFIVVIFFSILAFILLSISKGALKFYNIYPILHMNFIKLISKGWKLSMFPYGEFITMTMLYPFLMQKSKLNKTVIFVSILEGIFIALNHILFIVTLGYEFASSTAYPLLEAVRLIHIGDFLNRLDIIFIVVLMLGGFFKISILMYASALGISQVFKIKNWGLLCTILGVLILITSFIIADTYPEHMYIGWNIALTYIFPPIVIGIPLISLIIYYFKKMIKT
- a CDS encoding spore coat protein; its protein translation is MKEKDIMNDYLSMIKGSLSTYATVISETNDERLRQQFQQMRNSDEARQYKIYSAAKQKGYYVPAQPASQTEIDAVKTELTSQQ
- a CDS encoding Rpn family recombination-promoting nuclease/putative transposase; translated protein: MCRLNPKVDFAFKKLFASKENKDLLISFINSMLSENEQISDIELKNPYNIANYRKGKMTILDIKAVDDKGVWYDIEMQLAEQSFYDKRAFYYWAKVYSDQIESGDDFEVLRKTIAINILDFNYINEEDFHNVYKVFNEKSKKEFSNIFEMHFVELNKFNKDYSNLTSTLDRWVTFLNRAYEIDINKIPEELAVDKEIKKALEKLDIMYLDSEEREIYENDLKAMRDYKAGLKTAERKGREEGKAEGREEGKAEAKTEMAKSFLKIGLSIEQIAAGTGLTVEEIEKLSRRQ
- a CDS encoding Rpn family recombination-promoting nuclease/putative transposase is translated as MCRLNPKVDFAFKKLFASKENKDLLISFINSMLSEDEQILDIELKNPYNIANYRKGKMTILDIKAVDEKGVWYDIEMQLAEQNFYDKRAFYYWAKVYSDQIESGDDFEVLRKTIAINILDFNYIDEDDFHNVYKVFNEKSGKEFSNIFEMHFVELNKFNKDYSSLTSTLDRWVTFLNRAYEIDVNKIPEELAVDKEIRKALEKLDIMYLDSEEREIYENDLKAMRDYKAGLKTAERKGIKKGKIEVAKSLLKMGLSIEQIASGTGLTVGEIRKL